A region from the Halobacillus mangrovi genome encodes:
- a CDS encoding HIT family protein, translated as MSQDCIFCKIIDGEIPSAKVYEDEDVYAFLDISQVTKGHTLVIPKQHTQDIYHTDSDVAEKLFARVPKIANALKETYEPIGLNVLNNNEEPAGQSVFHLHIHLIPRYGKQDGFGAKWEAHSDQYSTEDLQSIAAEINNNIQG; from the coding sequence ATGAGTCAGGATTGTATTTTTTGTAAAATCATTGATGGGGAAATTCCTTCAGCAAAAGTGTATGAGGACGAAGATGTCTATGCATTTTTAGATATCAGCCAGGTTACAAAAGGACACACGCTAGTCATTCCTAAACAACACACACAGGATATCTACCACACTGATTCAGATGTGGCAGAGAAGCTGTTTGCAAGAGTGCCAAAGATCGCCAATGCTCTTAAAGAAACGTATGAACCAATTGGATTGAACGTACTGAATAATAATGAGGAACCTGCAGGCCAATCTGTTTTCCACTTACATATTCATCTTATTCCAAGATACGGGAAACAAGACGGATTCGGCGCAAAGTGGGAAGCCCATTCAGATCAATACAGTACGGAAGATCTTCAATCAATTGCCGCTGAGATCAACAACAACATACAAGGTTAA